A single genomic interval of Dysidea avara chromosome 6, odDysAvar1.4, whole genome shotgun sequence harbors:
- the LOC136258364 gene encoding uncharacterized protein: protein MEVLIVDPVHVIVISDEEVSEREEHESDEETVTMGVKSDTEGEPNKQSEAENDDVVREEESDINCDETKMLSITSNNWFLGRQHTNNFEGNSAIPILYHRPVSLTVAQSVKMILQANDEEVCTQQPIGCSTSNTFLVDLSQLDERDDIRSDDLGVWINRGVKSSFCNIQFQGDAVKKVEVLDFKPPVKQHSFYRLKRTYWVHSEDNRVGRRLFELEDFKAKLHPICILQYSYPKDPDMKGLPHKNSKKGSASFNRSKKSLLTRIKDQVIDGTTGPTKVYNKVVMECGGILNASSCGSLPRNRKQVANAKSNLKIEPTVKDPLFSVMEECKQQQSRADPFLRMVQAAPDAMCLLANSRQLNDMARFCTDPNQCCVLEIDPTFNLGEFSVTVITYKHLQLIDRHTKKSPVLVGPMLIHQKKTMESFHFLASGIVGLSPQLNSLVAYDTDGEKAIGDAFHIQFPQAQHLLCFIHVRNRISAKLRDLGISGDYANAFITDVFGQQQGTHKFCGLVDCDSPQQFDKELSQLQEVWDSREMCIRSSTDAKFYSWFVTYQASNFKEKMLKPLRSAVGLGVIPVEYTNNPNESANARIKAKVDYKKSGLHVFCQEMKERVDSQTHDIESAFTMDIGPFAVSNAYSRYKQNPRSWVKETKSYRQRCINQIHKIQLFPVKAPTTSMLTTSSSENSSGAAQLISNSDKESVSQCNDNQVLSDDQKENFVPLSVSWKEAGLSEEVFGSMWKKAAHLAVDEGSITPAPGLPNSKMVASFSCPEKPHVVAVLDSGKITCDCLNYKSKSLCSHTLAVAEKSGELVRLLQWYNRTNQSANLWSLARSLDAPKRPGAKPGTNTRKRSRVSNPPLKTCSSIRATQSNDTLRSSSQTLSPEPTHIQFNEQFQPSPRAPWFVSSGSTESQSHLSYSMGSSESHCAGPQCSYSFGSGPQCSYSFGSGPQCSYSFGSPQYLPFQPYHFQPYQPRTPIQPFHQPAWQSAPMPSPVNSYNFQTVYEPPKDTNNPFSLKFITNRISRCQGCKGSLRMSDNSLPTAPDDLIVCRMECRPFVASDGAVKVPAKPSASHYHLKIECLTAAAANFDPNSIVFPSDVKENLTAQHYAVLSKFGLH from the exons CTATCAATTACCTCAAACAATTGGTTTTTAGGGAGACAACACACCAATAACTTTGAAGGAAATTCAGCAATCCCTATACTGTATCATCGTCCTGTAAGCCTTACGGTTGCTCAGTCAGTAAAGATGATACTTCAAGCAAATGATGAGGAGGTATGCACACAGCAACCAATTGGCTGCTCAACCAGCAATACCTTCCTTGTTGATTTATCCCAACTTGACGAGCGTGATGACATAAGATCTGATGATTTAGGAGTCTGGATAAATAGAGGAGTTAAATCTTCATTCTGTAATATTCAATTTCAAGGTGATGCGGTTAAGAAAGTTGAAGTTCTTGATTTTAAACCACCAGTGAAGCAACACTCTTTTTATCGGTTGAAACGTACCTATTGGGTGCACTCCGAGGACAACAGAGTAGGCCGTCGCTTATTCGAGCTTGAGG ATTTTAAAGCGAAATTACATCCAATTTGTATTTTACAATACTCTTACCCCAAAGACCCTGATATGAAAGGTCTACCacacaaaaattcaaagaaAGGATCTGCTTCTTTCAACCGTTCTAAGAAAAGTTTGTTGACTAGGATTAAAGACCAAGTCATTGATGGTACAACTGGACCGACGAAGGTATACAATAAAGTCGTCATGGAGTGTGGTGGCATTTTGAATGCCAGCAGCTGTGGATCATTGCCGAGAAACAGGAAGCAAGTTGCTAATGCGAAAAGTAATCTGAAGATTGAACCAACTGTAAAAGATCCGTTGTTTTCTGTTATGGAAGAATGCAAGCAACAGCAATCACGAGCTGATCCATTTTTACGAATGGTTCAAGCAGCACCAGATGCCATGTGTTTGCTAGCCAACAGCCGACAACTTAATGACATGGCTAGATTTTGTACTGATCCTAATCAATGTTGTGTGCTTGAAATCGATCCCACCTTTAATTTAGGTGAATTTAGTGTAACAGTCATTACATATAAACACCTCCAGCTGATAGACCGACACACCAAAAAGTCTCCTGTTTTAGTGGGACCAATGCTGATTCACCAAAAGAAAACCATGGAATCCTTTCATTTCCTTGCTTCTGGCATTGTTGGTCTTTCTCCACAGCTGAATTCTTTAGTAGCATACGATACGGATGGAGAAAAGGCAATAGGCGATGCATTTCACATACAGTTTCCACAAGCACAGCACTTGTTGTGCTTTATACATGTGCGAAATCGCATTTCTGCCAAGTTAAGAGATTTGGGAATTTCAGGAGATTATGCGAATGCCTTCATCACTGATGTGTTTGGTCAGCAGCAGGGAACACACAAGTTTTGTGGGCTTGTGGACTGTGATTCTCCTCAACAATTTGACAAAGAGCTTTCACAACTTCAAGAGGTGTGGGATAGTAGAGAGATGTGTATACGAAGCTCAACAGATGCCAAGTTTTATTCGTGGTTTGTGACATACCAGGCATCTAACTTTAAGGAGAAGATGTTGAAGCCATTACGTTCTGCTGTTGGGTTGGGGGTTATCCCTGTCGAGTACACTAATAATCCTAATGAATCAGCAAATGCTCGGATCAAGGCAAAAGTAGATTACAAGAAATCAGGGCTACATGTATTTTGCCAGGAAATGAAAGAACGAGTGGATAGCCAAACCCATGATATTGAAAGTGCATTCACCATGGATATTGGCCCATTTGCTGTGTCCAATGCCTACAGTAGATACAAACAAAATCCTAGAAGCTGGGTGAAGGAAACCAAGTCATACAGACAAAGATGTATTAATCAAATTCATAAGATTCAATTGTTTCCTGTGAAAGCACCAACTACATCTATGTTAACCACATCTTCATCAGAAAATTCTTCGGGTGCTGCACAGTTAATCAGTAACAGTGACAAGGAATCAGTTTCACAATGTAACGATAACCAAGTTTTATCAGATGATCAAAAGGAGAATTTTGTTCCGCTATCAGTGTCATGGAAGGAAGCAGGGCTCTCAGAAGAGGTATTTGGAAGTATGTGGAAGAAGGCTGCTCACTTGGCTGTTGATGAAGGATCTATTACACCTGCACCAGGTTTACCAAACTCCAAGATGGTTGCTAGCTTCAGCTGTCCTGAAAAACCTCATGTTGTTGCTGTACTAGATAGTGGAAAgatcacatgtgactgtttaAACTACAAATCGAAGTCACTTTGTTCACATACGTTAGCAGTGGCTGAAAAATCTGGTGAGCTTGTACGTTTGCTTCAGTGGTATAATCGCACAAACCAGAGTGCTAATTTGTGGTCACTTGCACGATCACTTGATGCTCCGAAGCGACCAGGAGCAAAACCAGGTACAAACACTAGGAAACGATCTCGTGTTTCAAACCCTCCACTTAAAACTTGTTCCAGCATTAGGGCAACTCAATCTAATGATACGTTAAGAAGCAGTTCTCAGACACTATCTCCTGAGCCAACTCATATCCAGTTTAATGAACAGTTTCAGCCTTCGCCTAGAGCACCTTGGTTTGTGTCTTCTGGATCAACAGAATCCCAATCTCATTTGTCATATTCTATGGGCTCATCAGAATCACATTGTGCTGGACCTCAATGTAGTTACTCATTTGGATCTGGACCTCAATGTAGTTACTCATTTGGATCTGGACCTCAATGTAGTTACTCATTTGGATCACCTCAGTACTTGCCTTTTCAGCCATATCATTTTCAACCATATCAGCCACGCACGCCAATTCAGCCGTTCCACCAGCCCGCTTGGCAATCTGCTCCTATGCCTAGCCCTGTAAACTCTTATAATTTTCAAACAGTGTACGAACCACCAAAGGATACAAACAATCCATTTTCTTTGAAGTTTATTACAAATAGAATTTCTAGATGCCAAGGATGTAAAGGATCACTTCGCATGTCTGACAACTCACTGCCAACTGCTCCTGATGATTTGATTGTTTGTCGCATGGAGTGTCGTCCATTTGTGGCTTCAGATGGAGCAGTTAAAGTACCAGCCAAACCCAGTGCCTCGCATTATCACTTGAAGATAGAATGtcttactgctgctgctgcaaatTTTGATCCTAACAGTATTGTGTTTCCATCAGACGTCAAGGAAAACCTTACAGCACAGCATTATGCTGTGCTTTCTAAATTTGGCTTACACTAA